The Pukyongia salina genome segment AGGGTTGTAGCCGGGGAGGAAGATGTTCTATGGCCGGGAAAACCAATTTACCTCGCTAAGACCTCCGGAACTACATCCGGCGCCAAATACATACCCCTTACCAAAGCCTCGATGCCAGGACATATGAAAGCCGCCAGGGACGCCATCCTCGCCTATATACACGAGACCGGAAATACCGCCTTTGTGGATGGTAAAATGATCTTCCTGCAGGGGAACCCGGGCTTAAAGGAGCAAAATGGGATAAAACTGGGGCGGTTGTCGGGTATTGTGGCACATTACGTACCCTCTTATCTACAGAAGAATAGATTGCCTTCCTGGGAGACCAATTGTATAGAAGACTGGGAAAAGAAGGTGGATGCCATTGTGGAAGAAACCCGCAATGAGAATATGACAGTAATAAGCGGCATCCCTTCCTGGGTTCAGATGTATTTTGAAAAGCTAATCCAGGTGTCCGGGCAAAAAGTGGGAGACCTGTTTAAAAACTTCAGTCTCTTCATCTATGGAGGCGTGAATTACGAACCCTACAGGGCTAAGTTTGAAGCATTAATAGGACGGAAAGTGGATAGTATCGAACTGTTTCCCGCCAGTGAAGGTTTTTTTGCTTACCAGGATAAACAGGAAGAAAAAGGCATGCTGCTTTTGCTGGATTCGGGGATATTTTATGAATTTGTTGAGGCTGAAAAGTTCTTCGATAACAACCCTCCCAGGCTCACCCTGGAAGACGTTCAATTAGGTGTAAATTATGTAATGATCATCTCTACCAACGCCGGTCTTTGGGGATACAACCTTGGAGATACCATACAATTTACTTCATTAGAACCCTTCAGGGTCATCG includes the following:
- a CDS encoding GH3 auxin-responsive promoter family protein produces the protein MSIKAFAARIFANHIAKRNKKWSSRPIETQEKVFKDLISQASLTVFGKDHQFGQIKTHKDFVKQVPIRDYEELRPYIDRVVAGEEDVLWPGKPIYLAKTSGTTSGAKYIPLTKASMPGHMKAARDAILAYIHETGNTAFVDGKMIFLQGNPGLKEQNGIKLGRLSGIVAHYVPSYLQKNRLPSWETNCIEDWEKKVDAIVEETRNENMTVISGIPSWVQMYFEKLIQVSGQKVGDLFKNFSLFIYGGVNYEPYRAKFEALIGRKVDSIELFPASEGFFAYQDKQEEKGMLLLLDSGIFYEFVEAEKFFDNNPPRLTLEDVQLGVNYVMIISTNAGLWGYNLGDTIQFTSLEPFRVIVSGRIKHFISAFGEHVIGKEVEEAMQQAISAHGFSITEFTVAPQTDPADLGLPYHEWLVEFETEPANLEAIEATLDQQMQEQNSYYFDLIKGKILRPLTIKTLKKDSFNLLMKSEGKLGGQNKVPRLSNDRKIAEKLYQLQP